The following nucleotide sequence is from Sebaldella sp. S0638.
GCACCTTCTATCTTTGCCATACCATCAGTTCTGATTGTTTCTTCATTTACCATTATATAATCCACACCTATTGACGGAGTTACCACCAAACCTGTATTCCATAAATTCTGGTCATAGCTTGCTGTTACTCCTGTTTTTATTACATGAGAATTATAACTGCTCTCTTTTCTTCCTGCCATAAGCCAGTCTGCATTAAGTTTGTGTTCATTATAACCATATCCGAAATGTCCGTCCAGATTCAGGTTTCCTGTTTTATATCTTCCAAATACATCTATACCGAATGTATTTACCTTTTCCTCATCTCCGTTATCATATCTTACCTTATTATCTGTATATCCCAAAGTAAAACCGCTGTATAAATTATCTGTATGTTTATAAAGTGTTGTTCCGGCTATTCCGTCAGAATCCACATCATAATCATAATTAAGACTGTTGCTTCCTTTAAAGTTCGATCCTGCTTTTGTTCCTACATATTCTACCGATTGTCTTCTTTCACCGGAATTCATACTGTCTGCTTCCATAGAAAGAAAATTCCCCGACATTGTGTCCAGTCTGTTTAAGCTGTCAAGATCAACCCTGTTTCTGGGAACGGCATTTGTTTTCTCCGCTGCTGTTGGTTTTGGATCAGGAGACGGACTTGGTACTGGATCAGGATTCGGTTCAGGATCTGGTACAGGAGTAACAGGAACTTCCTTATTAAGATTCGTATACAATGCATCCAGTACTGTAACTCCGTTTTCTATTCTTGATACTGTTTCCTTAGTCCAACCTTCTGCTTCATTCATTCCTCCAGTTGTCTGAAACTGGAAAGAAGGATCCACAGCCTGTTTTTTATTAGAAACAACTATACTCTTTACTCTCAGCTGATCTCCGTAATTAGTGAGCCCTGATTCTTTTGCAATATCGTTTACTGTATTTCCTGCATTGTTCAAAACTATTTTTCCGTTTTGTAAATTCAGACTTGCTGCTATTATTTTTCCTGTTTTATTTGTTTCATTCACTATTCCGTCATAATTTACACCTACATTTATTACTCCTGATAATGTTAATTCTCCCAGTTCAGTTTCATCAGCCAGATCCGCCATACTTTTTTTCCCTGAAAAAGCTTCTGTATAATAACTGTCATCTGCAGCAGGATTCAGGTTGATAATTCCTGTAATTTCCGAATTTCCTCTGCTTACTATTTTATTAAAATTATCAGCACTATCTATTTTTACATTTCCGTTTACTATTAATACATTTTCTCCGCCGGAAGCATTAATTTTCCCGCTTATTTCACTTCCGTTTCCTAGTTCAAGCACACTGCTGCTGTTATCAAATTTCACTGCATAATCTGTACCTGATATTTTACCAGTATTTAAGAAGTGTCCGCTGTATTCTTCTGCACCGGAAACTATTTCTACACCTGTTTTTCCGTTTATTTCTCCTGTATTTACCGTTTTTATATTATTCGACACATAAATCCCTGTCTCCGCTGCTTCTATTTTACCTTGGTTCAATAATGTTGACTGCTCAGAACTTATTCCTGTATTGCCGCTTTTCAAATAACCTGTATTCAAAATACTGCTGTTATTTAAAGCTGCTATTGCTGTTCCTTTTGTTATATCTATATCTCCGGTATTTTTTACTGTTGAATTATCAGCTTTTATTCCTGTTCCTTCTGTTGATATACTTATTTGAGCACTGTTCAGAAGCATGCTGTTATTTGCTGTTAAGATTCCTGTTCCATTCTCTATACTTATATTACCGGTATTTTCTATTTCTGAATTATCGGCATTTATCCCTACACCATTTGAATTAATCAATAATGCAGCATTTTTTAGTACAGAATCTGCTAAATCTATGTTAATTCCTTTTGACACTTTTATTTCCCCGCCGGCTGTATTTGTTACATTTGAAGCCGATGTCTGTATTCCTGTTCCTTCTGTTATACTTATTTTCGCACTGTTTGTCAGGATACTGTTATTTAAAGTTGAAATTCCTGTTCCTTTTATTATCTGCAATTCTCCGCTGTTTGTCACTTTAGAATTATTGCCAAGTATTCCTACACCGTCTTCATTGCTTAAAAGCGCGTTATTTGTCAGTGTTGTACTGCTTACATCTATATTAGTCCCTTTAACTGCTGATATTATACCTGTACTTTCATTTGTTACTTCAGACCCTGCAGCTTTGATTCCTGTTCCTGAATCTGTTATTTTTATTGCGGCACTATTTACAATTTTACTGTTGCTCTCTCCTGCTATTCCTGTTCCCTCTGTTATATTAATTTCTCCTGCATTATTCAGTTCAGTGTTATTAGCATACATTCCAAGAGCCATACCGCTTACATAAATTTGTCCGTTATTACTGACTTTTGAATTTATTCCTGCTATCCCTGCGCCGTTTTCACCGTCGATATTGATAATCCCGGTATTTTGTCCGTCTTTTAGTTCTGAATTGCTTATTCTTATTCCTATACCGTTATCTATACTCAAAGTTCCGGTATTCGATATTAAGTTTCCGCTGTCAGTAATGTTTATTCCCACAGAACCTGCACCTGATAATTCCATATCTCCTGTATTTGTTATACTTGCAGATTTTGTCACAGACATACCTGTAGTATTTCTTTCTGTTGATACAAAGTCAGCACTGTTTGTGAAAGATGTTTTGGCATCTGTTACATAAATCCCTGTTCCGCTCTCGCCGTTAAATTCTATTGTCCCGGTATTTGTCCCTGTAGTTCCGTCCATATAAGTAGTTCCCGATGAAACATATATTCCTGTTCCATTATTCTCAAGAACTATTTTTCCGTCATTATTCAAAACAGAACCTTTGTAATATGAGGCACCGGCCAAAATTCCTATTCCGCTTCCTTTTACTGTTATTAACCCTGTGTTATCTCCTGTGTTTAATGATGAATATTCCAGTTTTATTCCTATTCCGTTATTTACTGTTATATCTCCTGTATTATGTATTTTACCGTTATTTGTAGAATAGATCGCTATTGAATTGTCCCCGAGAGCTGTTAATGCTGCATTATTATATACATGTGCAGTTTTATCGCCAGCTGTTGTACTTCCGCTTAATTTTATCAAAGTAATACCTGTTTTATCCGAACCGGAAATTATATCACTGTTATTTGTAAAACGTCCTTCGTAGGCTCCGCCGCCGAATATAGATACTCCGGTTACATTATTTCCTGCAATGATTATTTTCCCGTTATTTTCACCAATTGCCTGTGAAAGCTGGATTCCGATCCCGTTACTTCCTATTGTCACACTTCCGTTATTTATAACCGTAGAAAACGGAGCTGCATTAGAGTATTTAGTAGCATAAATTCCATAATTATTTGATGTTATTGATCCGTTATTTTCTACATTTGAAGCAAGTGCATAAATTCCATACCCTTTTTCAACAGTTATTATTCCGTCATTTTTTACAAATGACTGATTTGTAAGAGAAGAGTTTGCTATATATACTCCATTTGCATAATTTTTCCCTGTTATCACACCTGTTGATGAGTTTATAAGCTGGGCTCCGCTGTCTCCTGTCAGTAATCCGCTGAACGATGAACTGGCTGAGGCTGAACCTGACACTTCATTGTTATTGGTAAATGTAGAAAACCCTCTTATTGTAACCGCAGAAGCGCTTGTTCCGCCGTTTACTCTTATAATCCCGTTATTTTCAATAGTACCGCCTTTTATATTCTGACTTCCATATGTAAATATAGCTGTTCCGCCTGCTGTTGACAGTATTGTACCGTCATTTCGTATAACTCCTGTAAATGTAGGTCCGGAATAACCTTTTGTAGCAATCCCTATACCCGATGTAAGATTAATTACTCCGTCAGAAGTATTTATAATTGTCCCTGTTCCGTCTGCTGATAAAACTCCCACACCATTTGTGCTGTTCATATTAATTGTTCCGGAATTGATCAGACTGGAATTGTTACTTATTAAAACTCCATTATTGTATTTCGCATTGAGGTCAATCTTATTTAAGTTTTCAAGAACTGCCCCGTTACTCACTTTATATCCCTGCAAGTACCAGTTAGGGTCCGGATTCCCGTTGTTTCCGCCGGCAGTATACGGTCCTTCTCCGGTAATTACCAAATCATTTGTTGTTTGTGTATCACTAGTTATATTTATTGTGTCAGAGGATGTATTAACTGTAACCTGCGCATTCCCAAAACTCGATAATGTTCCAAGCATTGACATTAATATTATTCTTTTCATTTTCCTCTTTCTCCTGATTTGCTCATACAAATCTTTTTTAAAATTTAAAATACAAACTTTTTATTTAATTAATAAACTAAGTTTTCAAATTATAGTATCATATTATTTCCATTCTGTCAAATCGCTATATCCCTTTAATTTCAATATGTACAACAACTTTTTAGAATAAACCCTCTAAAAATGTATAAAATTTTAAATGTTTTTTTTCTATTTTTGATTTTGTTTCAAAAATAAGACATACTTTAAATTAGATGTATGCCTTATTTTATTCATATCTTTGCACATTTTCATGTAAATTTATTTCATAGCAGAAATTTTAAAATAAATCATATAAGATCAAATTAAAATTCCTGCATTTTACTTTTTGTCAGCATGTACAACCATCATCCATAACTGCCATTTTACTGATCCTAAACATACCACTGTTCGTTCTTTGTTACTACTCTTACTCTTACTCTATATTATATACAAAATCACAATTACAAATGTAAATTTATAAAATTCTGTTTTATCTATTTCAAGGTGGGGTAGGTAGTTTTCTTTTTCATATATTTCTTTAATTAATTCATTATTTTAGAATTTTGATAATCACATTTTTACAAAAATTTTGTATAACGTTTACACTATTCCAATGTTTCAATTCCTAAAACTATAATAATCAGTAAAATTTATCAAGACAGAAATGTTAACAATCGTACCGTTCCTTACTAACAATAATATCATACATTTTTTTTATTTGATTTTGCTTATTTCAAAATTAGTTTTATATTTTTTTTAACTTATTTCATTCTAAATATTTTTTATTTCCCAGATTGCCTGAAACTATGCATTAATATAGAAAACTATATTTTTGAAAAGTTTTATCTCTGTTATTATTCTGCATAATTTCTGCACATTCTTTTTATTATCTTAATTTGATGTTATTAAAAAAAGCTGTATAAAACTTTATTTTATACAGCCTTCCCTTGTTAGTTTCTCATTTTTTATAAACTTTATTTATTATACAGGATTATTTTACGCCTAATGTATATGAAATACCTACATCAAATTTATGATTTTCATAATTACTGTTATTTTCATATTCATAACCGCTTTTTATACTGAACTTATCTGATAGTTTATAATCCATATCCAGATTCGCTCTCAAAGTATCTTTTCCGTAATAAAGTTTTTCCATTGTATAACCGTTTACCATTTTTCTTTCTTTGTGAAAAGTATCAGTAAAGTTCTGTTCATATCCTATTCCGGCTTTCCATCTGAAATTCTTTCCGCTGTTTCCCAGACTTAATCCTATTTTTCCTACAGCTCCTTTTCCTGCTGCAGATTCTATATCTGACATTCCGTCTGTTTTTATTGTCCCTTCATTTACAATTACATAATCCATTCCTACTGCAGGTGATAATATTAATCCTGTATTTCCTAATTCCATGTCATATCCTGCCGTTATCCCTGTATTTATTACGTGTGATTCATAATTACTTACTTTTTTTCCTGACATTAACCAGTCAACTTCTAATTCATGTCTGTTATATCCATATCCAAAATGTCCTCCCAAATTCCAGTTTCCAATTTCGTATCTTCCGAATATATCTGTATTAAATGAATTTATTTTTTCATTATCATCATTGGAATATTTTACTTCACTGTCTGTATATCCAAGAGATATTCCTCCGTAAAAATTATCAGTATATTTATGCAATGTTGTTCCTGCGATTCCGTTGGAATCTACATTATAATCATAATTAAAATTATTATTTTCTGAAAAATACGACCCTTTTTTTGCTCCTGTATATTCTATTGTCTGTTTTGTCTCTCCGGCAGCCATTCTGTCTGCTTCCATATTAAGGAACCGTTCAGATAATGTATTCATTTTATTTACATTATCAAGGTCTACTCTGTTTCTTGGAACTGCATTTATTTTTACCGATGACACAGAGATTGGTTTTATTTCTGTATCTTTTTCTGCTGTTCTAACTAATTCAGAACTTACATTTGTTTCTTCGTTTGTTTCTGTTTTCTCTTCAGAGTTTGAATTCAGATCTGTTGTTTTCTGAAAATTTATATCTGTGTTTGTATCACTGGAATTAACTTTATTATTATTTGTATATACCTCATCTAATACTGTTACACCGTTTTCTATTCTTGCTGTAGTTTCTCTTGTCCAGCCGGCTGCTTCATTCATTCCTCCTGCAGTCTGAAATCTGAATTCCGGATCTACAGCCTGTTGTTTGTTTGAAACAATTATACTTTTTATTCTTATCTGATCACCGTAATTTGTTTTACCTGACTCTGTTGCTATGTCATTCACAGTGTTTCCTGCATTGTTTAAAACTACTGACCCATTTTGCAGCTTTAATCCGCTTGTTAATATTTTACCTGTTTTAGCTGTTTCATCTGTTATTCCATCATAATTTACACCTACATTTATTACTCCGGATAATGTTAATTCCCCTAAATTCTCTTCATTGGCAATATTATCCGTATTTTTTGATTCTGTGTATGCACCAGTATAATAACTGTAATCTTCGGCCGGTTTCAAATTAATTGTTCCTGATACTGTACTGTCTCCGATTGCCACCAGTTTGCTGAAATTATCAGCACTGTCTAATTTTATATTTCCATTTACTACTAATATATTTTCTCCGCCGGAAGCATCTATTTTACCGTTTATTATACTCCCGTTACCAAGTTCAAGTACACTGTTTCCATTATCAAATTTTATTGCATATTCTGTTCCTGATATTTTTCCTGTGTTAAAAAAGTGACCGCTGAATTCCTCTGCTCCGGAATTTATTTCTACTCCGGTTTTTCCACTTATTTCACCGGTATTCATTATATTTATATTATTGTAAGCGTATAATCCTGTTCCGCCGGCATCTATTATGCCATCATTAAAAACTACCGAACCTTCTGAATGTATTCCCGTATCCCCACTTTTCAGCAATGAATCATTCACAATAAAGCTGCCGTCTGTTGCTGATATTCCTGTTCCGTTAACAACGTTTATTTCACCGGCATTCTGTATATAAGAATTAACGGACTTAATCCCTGTTCCATTACCATTACTTAAAACTCCTTGATTTAAAACAACTGAACTATCCGTATCTATGGCTGTTCCGTTTAAAACATTTATTCTTCCTGCTAACCCATTTGTTACCTCGGTTTGTACACTTTTTATTCCTGTCCCATTATTTACTTCTATGCCGGTTCCGTTAACAATTATAGAATTCTGACCGTTTATTCCTACTCCGTTTTCACCATTTACATATATAGTTCCTGTATTTTGTTCTTCTTTCAATTCAACATTTCGTAAATTTATTCCAATTCCGTTATTTACATTTATAATTCCTGTATTAGATCCTAATATTCCGCCTTCAGATATATCAATACCTATGGAATTATCACCTGATAATGTCATATTTCCTGTATTTGTTACAGTTGCGGATTTTGTTATATATATACCTGTTGTATTATCACCGGCTGCCTCTAAATCACTGTGATTTGCAAAAGATGATTTTGCATCGGTTACATATATTCCTGTCCCGCCTTCACCCAAAAATACTATTCCGCCTGTATTATTTCCGGTTGTACCATTCAGATAAGTATTACCTGATAAAACATAAATTCCTGTTCCGTTATTCTCAAGAACTATTTTCCCGTCATTTTCTAAGATAGAACCGCTGTAATTTGAAGCACCGGCCAAAATTCCTATTCCGTTTCCTTTTACTGTCACTAATCCTGTATTATCTCCTGCATTTAATGATGAGTATTCCAGTTTTATTCCTATTCCGTTATTTACTGTTATATTTCCTGCA
It contains:
- a CDS encoding autotransporter outer membrane beta-barrel domain-containing protein, which produces MKRIILMSMLGTLSSFGNAQVTVNTSSDTINITSDTQTTNDLVITGEGPYTAGGNNGNPDPNWYLQGYKVSNGAVLENLNKIDLNAKYNNGVLISNNSSLINSGTINMNSTNGVGVLSADGTGTIINTSDGVINLTSGIGIATKGYSGPTFTGVIRNDGTILSTAGGTAIFTYGSQNIKGGTIENNGIIRVNGGTSASAVTIRGFSTFTNNNEVSGSASASSSFSGLLTGDSGAQLINSSTGVITGKNYANGVYIANSSLTNQSFVKNDGIITVEKGYGIYALASNVENNGSITSNNYGIYATKYSNAAPFSTVINNGSVTIGSNGIGIQLSQAIGENNGKIIIAGNNVTGVSIFGGGAYEGRFTNNSDIISGSDKTGITLIKLSGSTTAGDKTAHVYNNAALTALGDNSIAIYSTNNGKIHNTGDITVNNGIGIKLEYSSLNTGDNTGLITVKGSGIGILAGASYYKGSVLNNDGKIVLENNGTGIYVSSGTTYMDGTTGTNTGTIEFNGESGTGIYVTDAKTSFTNSADFVSTERNTTGMSVTKSASITNTGDMELSGAGSVGINITDSGNLISNTGTLSIDNGIGIRISNSELKDGQNTGIINIDGENGAGIAGINSKVSNNGQIYVSGMALGMYANNTELNNAGEINITEGTGIAGESNSKIVNSAAIKITDSGTGIKAAGSEVTNESTGIISAVKGTNIDVSSTTLTNNALLSNEDGVGILGNNSKVTNSGELQIIKGTGISTLNNSILTNSAKISITEGTGIQTSASNVTNTAGGEIKVSKGINIDLADSVLKNAALLINSNGVGINADNSEIENTGNISIENGTGILTANNSMLLNSAQISISTEGTGIKADNSTVKNTGDIDITKGTAIAALNNSSILNTGYLKSGNTGISSEQSTLLNQGKIEAAETGIYVSNNIKTVNTGEINGKTGVEIVSGAEEYSGHFLNTGKISGTDYAVKFDNSSSVLELGNGSEISGKINASGGENVLIVNGNVKIDSADNFNKIVSRGNSEITGIINLNPAADDSYYTEAFSGKKSMADLADETELGELTLSGVINVGVNYDGIVNETNKTGKIIAASLNLQNGKIVLNNAGNTVNDIAKESGLTNYGDQLRVKSIVVSNKKQAVDPSFQFQTTGGMNEAEGWTKETVSRIENGVTVLDALYTNLNKEVPVTPVPDPEPNPDPVPSPSPDPKPTAAEKTNAVPRNRVDLDSLNRLDTMSGNFLSMEADSMNSGERRQSVEYVGTKAGSNFKGSNSLNYDYDVDSDGIAGTTLYKHTDNLYSGFTLGYTDNKVRYDNGDEEKVNTFGIDVFGRYKTGNLNLDGHFGYGYNEHKLNADWLMAGRKESSYNSHVIKTGVTASYDQNLWNTGLVVTPSIGVDYIMVNEETIRTDGMAKIEGASGDGAVGKIGLHIGNGTGNFRWLVGIGYEQNFTDTFHKDRKMTNGYTMEELHYGKGTLNANLNMDFKITDKFTLKTGYEYENNSDFENHKINAGISYILGER